A stretch of the Nakaseomyces glabratus chromosome L, complete sequence genome encodes the following:
- the RET1 gene encoding DNA-directed RNA polymerase III core subunit RET1 (CAGL0L02849g~Ortholog(s) have RNA polymerase III activity, role in tRNA transcription from RNA polymerase III promoter and DNA-directed RNA polymerase III complex, cytosol localization): protein MLHSKDEAFEDLLKPVYKGKKLTDEVNTADDKWNLLPAFLKVKGLVKQHLDSFNYFVDVDLKKIIKANQLILSDVDPEFYLKYVDIRVGQRSGSPHKDQLVPPHECRLRDMTYSAPIYVDIEYTRGRNIIMHKNVEIGRMPIMLRSNKCILHGADEKMMARLSECPLDPGGYFIVNGTEKVILVQEQLSKNRIIVEADEKKDIVQASVTSSTHERKSKTYVVTKNGKIYLKHNSIAEEVPIVIVLKAAGIISDLEIMQLVCGNDSSYQDIFSVNLEEAAKLNICTQQQALEYIGAKVKTMRRQKLTILQEGIEAIATTIIAHLTVEALDFREKALYIATMTRRVVMAMHNPKMVDDRDYVGNKRLELAGQLISLLFEDLFKKFNNDFKLSIDKVLKKPNRAMEYDALLSINVHSNNITSGLNRAISTGNWSLKRFKMERAGVTHVLSRLSYISALGMMTRISSQFEKSRKVSGPRALQPSQFGMLCTADTPEGEACGLVKNLALMTHITTDDEEEPIRKLCYVLGVEPISLLDSASLHLNYGVYLNGTLIGTTKFPSNFVSRFRFLRRTGKVSEFISIYTNDHHNAVHIATDGGRICRPLIIVKDGKSMVEAEHLKRLLSGELVFDDFLKLGLVEYLDVNEENDSYIALYEKDITHDITHLEIEPFTVLGAVAGLIPYPHHNQSPRNTYQCAMGKQAIGAIAYNQFKRIDTLLYLMIYPQQPMVKTKTIELIDYDKLPAGQNATVAVMSYSGYDIEDALVLNKSSIDRGFGRCETRRKTTTVLKKYPNHTKDALCGMRVDENGEAIWQHESLGPDGLGEVGLKIRSGQIYINKSVPVQSSDAMAVNQAQYRETPVIYRAPELSIIDQVMMSTSDNDQDLIKVLLRQNRRPELGDKFSSRHGQKGVCGIIVQQEDMPFNDQGICPDIIMNPHGFPSRMTVGKMIELISGKAGVLNGSLEYGTCFGGSKLEDMSKILVDQGFNYSGKDMLYSGITGECLQAYIFFGPIYYQKLKHMVLDKMHARARGPRAVLTRQPTEGRSRDGGLRLGEMERDCVIAYGASQLLLERLMISSDAFEVDVCSNCGLMGYSGWCSTCKSAEHIIKMTIPYAAKLLFQELLAMNIAPRLRLEDIFQE, encoded by the coding sequence ATGTTGCACTCTAAGGATGAGGCTTTTGAAGATCTGCTGAAGCCGGTGTACAAGGGCAAGAAGCTGACCGATGAGGTGAACACTGCTGATGACAAGTGGAACTTGCTTCCTGCGTTTTTGAAAGTGAAGGGTCTTGTGAAGCAGCACCTGGACTCCTTCAATTACTTTGTGGACGTTGACCTGAAGAAGATTATAAAGGCGAACCAGCTGATTTTGAGTGATGTCGATCCAGAGTTTTACCTCAAGTACGTGGACATCAGGGTCGGACAACGGTCCGGTAGTCCCCACAAGGACCAGCTGGTGCCGCCTCATGAGTGTCGGCTGAGAGACATGACATACTCCGCGCCTATCTATGTTGATATCGAATACACGAGGGGACGCAACATTATCATGCACAAGAACGTCGAGATAGGTAGAATGCCTATCATGTTGAGGTCTAACAAGTGTATCCTACATGGAGCTGATGAAAAGATGATGGCTAGGCTGAGCGAGTGTCCCTTGGATCCAGGTGGCTATTTCATCGTGAACGGTACAGAAAAAGTTATTCTTGTCCAGGAACAACTTTCAAAGAATAGAATTATTGTCGAAGctgatgaaaagaaagatattGTACAAGCATCGGTGACCTCCTCAACACACGAAAGAAAGTCCAAGACCTATGTTGTCACTAAGAATGGTAAAATCTATCTGAAACATAACTCTATTGCTGAGGAAGTGCCCATCGTTATTGTATTGAAAGCCGCAGGTATCATTTCCGACTTGGAAATTATGCAGTTGGTTTGTGGTAATGATAGTAGTTATCAAGATATATTTTCTGTTAACCTAGAAGAAGCTGCCAAATTGAACATATGCACTCAGCAGCAAGCATTAGAATACATCGGTGCTAAGGTAAAGACAATGAGAAGACAGAAACTGACTATTCTACAAGAAGGTATTGAAGCCATTGCAACCACAATCATTGCTCATTTAACTGTTGAAGCCCTTGACTTTAGAGAAAAAGCTTTGTACATTGCTACAATGACTAGAAGAGTTGTGATGGCCATGCATAATCCAAAAATGGTCGATGATAGAGACTACGTTGGTAACAAGAGATTGGAATTAGCAGGGCAATTAATCTCCCTTTTGTTTGAAGATTTgtttaaaaaatttaacAACGATTTCAAGCTAAGTATCGATAAAGTCTTGAAAAAGCCTAATAGAGCCATGGAGTACGATGCATTATTGTCCATCAATGTCCATTCAAACAATATCACAAGCGGTTTAAATAGAGCTATTTCTACTGGTAACTGGTCCTTGAAGAGATTTAAGATGGAAAGGGCTGGTGTCACACATGTTTTATCGAGACTGTCCTATATTTCTGCTTTAGGTATGATGACCAGAATTTCTTCCCAGTTTGAAAAGTCAAGAAAGGTTTCTGGTCCAAGAGCTTTGCAGCCTTCTCAATTTGGTATGCTATGTACTGCTGATACTCCAGAAGGTGAAGCGTGTGGTCTAGTTAAGAACTTGGCACTTATGACACATATTACCactgatgatgaagaagaaccGATTAGAAAATTATGTTACGTTTTAGGTGTTGAACCGATAAGTTTATTGGACAGTGCCTCTCTTCATTTAAATTACGGTGTGTACCTAAATGGTACACTGATTGGTACTACCAAATTTCCCTCAAATTTTGTTTCTAGATTTCGTTTCTTAAGAAGAACAGGTAAGGTTTCTGAGTTTATTTCTATATATACAAATGATCATCACAATGCCGTCCATATTGCAACTGATGGTGGTAGAATTTGTAGACCATTGATTATTGTTAAGGATGGAAAATCGATGGTTGAAGCAGAACACTTAAAGAGATTACTTTCCGGTGAACTTgtttttgatgatttcttgaaattggGTTTGGTTGAATACCTTGATGTTAATGAAGAGAATGATTCTTATATTGCACTTTATGAAAAGGATATTACGCATGACATTACACATTTGGAAATTGAACCATTTACAGTTTTAGGTGCGGTTGCAGGTTTAATTCCATATCCTCATCATAACCAATCTCCAAGAAATACATACCAATGTGCGATGGGTAAGCAAGCCATTGGTGCTATTGCATACAATCAATTTAAAAGAATTGATACATTATTGTACTTGATGATATATCCTCAACAGCCTATGGTGAAGACTAAAACTATTGAGTTAATCGATTATGATAAATTGCCCGCTGGACAAAATGCAACTGTTGCTGTCATGTCTTATTCCGGTTACGATATTGAAGATGCCTTGGTTTTGAACAAATCATCGATAGATAGAGGTTTTGGTCGTTGTGAAACGAGGCGTAAAACAACAACTGTGCTAAAGAAATATCCAAACCATACTAAAGATGCATTGTGCGGTATGAGAGTTGACGAAAATGGAGAAGCAATTTGGCAACATGAATCTTTAGGTCCTGATGGTCTAGGTGAAGTCGGATTGAAAATACGAAGTGGTCAAATTTACATTAACAAGTCTGTTCCAGTACAATCCTCTGATGCCATGGCTGTGAATCAAGCTCAGTATCGTGAGACACCTGTTATATACCGTGCTCCGGAACTATCTATTATAGACCAAGTAATGATGTCAACTTCTGATAATGACCAAGACTTGATCAAGGTTTTATTAAGACAAAACAGAAGACCGGAGTTGGGTGATAAATTCTCATCTCGTCATGGTCAGAAAGGTGTTTGTGGTATTATTGTACAACAAGAAGATATGCCATTCAATGATCAAGGTATTTGTCCAGATATTATTATGAATCCACACGGTTTTCCTTCTCGTATGACTGTTGGTAAAATGATTGAATTAATTTCTGGTAAAGCAGGTGTTTTGAATGGATCCTTAGAATACGGTACATGTTTCGGTGGGTCCAAGCTGGAAGATATGTCTAAAATATTAGTAGATCAAGGTTTCAATTATTCTGGTAAAGACATGTTATATTCTGGTATTACCGGTGAATGTTTGCAAGcttatattttctttggtCCGATTTActatcaaaaattgaaacatATGGTGCTGGATAAAATGCACGCGAGAGCAAGAGGTCCAAGAGCAGTGCTAACTCGTCAACCAACTGAAGGTAGATCTCGTGATGGTGGTCTAAGATTGGGTGAAATGGAAAGAGACTGTGTTATTGCATATGGTGCTTCACAGCTTCTTTTGGAGAGATTGATGATTAGTTCAGATGCTTTTGAGGTTGATGTTTGTAGTAATTGTGGTTTGATGGGTTACAGTGGCTGGTGCTCAACATGTAAGAGTGCAGAACATATTATCAAGATGACTATTCCATATGCAGCTAAGCTACTATTCCAAGAATTACTTGCCATGAACATTGCACCCAGACTGAGACTGGAAGACATTTTCCAAGAGTGA
- the NOC2 gene encoding mRNA-binding ribosome synthesis protein NOC2 (CAGL0L02871g~Ortholog(s) have mRNA binding activity), which translates to MGKVSKATKKFQSKHLKDALEQRKKNKIEKKRREGRRGNKTEEEKKAKALTKEEQKMKKSSKDEVFRDMPVDEFFEKGIELPKENKKLKKKQAESKGDSSDESSSDEEGDINMDELSKNDPEFFKYLEENDKDLLDFAGSNPLDGVDDNEEEEDDNEEQQIDSDSDIEGKEEERKANQIELTHKLVKQWKTQLRESPSLKLIRNVVSAFKMAINLNRDEDTEEYKYAVTDEKAFQELMFIALKDLPAAVQKLVPYKETKGTRTLPSNKTVTKLSSIIKSHAAALLTFIADITNTESAALALHSVNSLMPYFISYRRILKELIKNIVEVWSTTKDVETQIATFAFLHSASKEFKKAILELVLKTTYSTFIKSCRRTNIRTMPLINFQKNSAAELFGIDEVVSYQVGFEYIRQLAIHLRNTINSTTKKTSKGNPAEAYKIVYNWQFCHSLDFWSRVLSFSCNPEKEGNHESPLRQLIYPLVQVTLGAARLIPTPQFFPLRFYLIRSMIRMSQNTAVFIPIYPLLSEILSSTAFTRNPKKSQNLVAFDFDHNIKCTAAYLGTRTYQEGLCEQFIDLVGEYLVLYSKSVAFPELATPVVISLRRYAKTSKNIKFNKQLLNIVEKLNQNIRLIEDKRSKIDFGPNNKTEVARFLNELPWEKTPLGAYVVVQREVREEKNKLLRESLEESEDDKSDDDENVIEKNLDDEDSEDEEMSE; encoded by the coding sequence ATGGGTAAAGTATCAAAGGCCACAAAGAAGTTTCAATCGAAGCATTTGAAAGATGCTTTAGagcaaagaaagaagaataagattgaaaagaagCGTAGAGAGGGTCGTCGTGGTAAcaaaactgaagaagaaaagaaagccAAGGCATTGACCAAGGAAGaacagaaaatgaaaaagtCCTCTAAGGATGAAGTGTTTAGAGACATGCCTGTCGATGAATTTTTTGAGAAAGGTATTGAATTACCAAAGGAGAACaagaaactgaagaaaaagCAAGCTGAATCCAAGGGCGACAGCTCTGATGAGTCTTCTTCcgatgaagaaggtgaCATTAACATGGATGAGCTATCCAAGAATGATCCggagtttttcaaatatctAGAAGAGAATGACAAGGATTTGCTTGACTTTGCTGGATCAAACCCTCTAGATGGTGTTGATGAtaatgaggaagaagaggatgaCAATGAGGAACAACAGATTGATTCAGACTCTGACATTGAAggcaaagaagaagaaaggaaGGCCAACCAAATAGAATTGACTCATAAGTTGGTAAAACAATGGAAGACTCAGCTTCGCGAATCACCAAGTTTGAAACTGATAAGAAATGTGGTTAGCGCTTTTAAGATGGCTATCAACTTGAACAGAGATGAGGATACAGAAGAGTACAAATACGCAGTTACTGATGAAAAGGCATTCCAAGAACTGATGTTCATTGCACTAAAAGATCTTCCTGCCGCTGTTCAAAAGCTAGTTCCATACAAGGAAACTAAAGGTACTAGGACTTTGCCAAGCAACAAAACTGTCACCAAATTATCATCCATAATTAAGTCTCATGCTGCTGCCCTACTTACTTTTATCGCAGATATCACAAACACCGAATCTGCAGCTCTAGCTTTACATTCAGTGAACAGTCTAATGCCTTATTTCATCTCTTACAGAAGAATCTTAAAAGAACTAATAAAGAACATCGTTGAAGTGTGGTCCACGACCAAGGATGTTGAAACTCAGATTGCTACATTTGCCTTCTTACATAGTGCATCTAAGGAATTCAAGAAAGCTATATTAGAATTAGTTTTGAAAACCACTTATTCAACATTCATTAAGAGCTGTCGTAGAACTAACATTCGTACTATGCCTTTAATtaactttcaaaaaaacTCTGCAGCCGAGCTTTTTGGTATAGATGAGGTCGTCAGCTACCAAGTTGgttttgaatatatcaGACAGTTGGCTATTCATTTGAGAAACACTATTAACTCAACCACAAAAAAAACCAGTAAAGGAAACCCAGCTGAAGCGTACAAAATTGTCTATAATTGGCAATTCTGCCATTCATTGGATTTTTGGTCCCGTGTTCTTTCATTCTCCTGCAACCCGGAGAAAGAAGGTAATCATGAATCTCCATTAAGGCAATTAATTTATCCACTTGTACAAGTTACCCTTGGTGCAGCTAGATTGATTCCTACCCCACAATTCTTTCCGCTTAGATTTTATTTGATTAGATCAATGATTAGAATGTCTCAAAACACTGCTGTATTTATACCCATCTACCCTCTACTTTCAGAAATATTAAGCTCCACAGCATTCACCAGAAATCCCAAGAAAAGCCAGAATCTTGTAGCATTCGATTTTGATCACAATATCAAATGTACTGCTGCTTATTTAGGTACAAGAACATATCAAGAGGGCCTATGTGAACAATTTATCGACTTGGTAGGTGAATATTTGGTTCTGTACTCAAAAAGTGTAGCTTTCCCTGAACTAGCAACACCAGTCGTTATTTCTCTACGTCGTTATGCCAAGACTTCTAAAAAcatcaaattcaacaaGCAATTACTAAATATAGTTGAGAAGttgaatcaaaatattagatTAATTGAAGACAAGAGATCCAAGATTGATTTTGGTCCAAACAATAAGACAGAAGTTGCAAGGTTTTTGAATGAATTGCCTTGGGAAAAGACCCCATTAGGTGCTTATGTTGTTGTCCAAAGAGAAGttagagaagaaaagaacaaacTCTTGAGAGAAAGTTTAGAAGAAAGTGAGGATGATAAAAGCGATGACGATGAAAATGTTATCGAAAAGAACTTAGACGATGAAGACAGCGAAGACGAGGAAATGTCTGAATAG
- the GEP3 gene encoding Gep3p (CAGL0L02893g~Ortholog(s) have role in maturation of SSU-rRNA and mitochondrial inner membrane localization), with protein MRFRRYFSSTFKRLIDCNSCGVKLQNKQPGALGYYTKKDDNLVKKITLEDVKYLIFGQDIQRIKEMTVDTENYDIKLEKPLICKRCSEALHNNKYNATEFKDIPFEEVEKQIPLHSNVVHTAPILEFPFHINSQLLKNRTFNTTMVFTKADRVFKNKKQVQKQIPIFLDAFFETYLNSKATRNIVTSTLNRWNLDTLFSFLHGTNYFVGEPNSGKSTLINALLRRLFGVKIRGNDVKNFELDKQAEEELAVSKKFFLEKQLAGVSHIPNLTRTLQAYKIKQKIIYDLPGYSNYNSYRIDEFIDPKWLQRFRKTSIFSEKRVKKKRYDSIVGNENGKCLTLGGIFYLVPPPTTINQIVCYIPGELRQFHNTDRGIEVLGKSGSKEHPLNKYCGIKPGIGKEKYIRHIIPPFQGPIEVVLKDIGYFSLTPTGKYEYKGLYELWVLDGIDVCIRKPLERVAEDSYDKSQEGKYYIKEPVVSHTYVVAHNDPNPLQTVKESYEKVKERTDEILNKYNLEKFGNNMWHFKW; from the coding sequence ATGAGGTTTCGACGTTATTTTTCCAGTACTTTCAAGCGATTAATTGACTGTAACAGCTGTGGTGTCAAACTTCAAAACAAGCAACCCGGTGCTCTAGGATATTATACTAAGAAAGATGATAATCTGGTTAAGAAAATTACTCTCGAAGATGTTAAGTATTTAATATTTGGTCAGGATATCCAGCGAATAAAGGAAATGACTGTTGATACAGAAAATTATGATATAAAGTTAGAAAAGCCATTGATTTGTAAAAGATGTAGTGAAGCCCTACACAATAACAAGTATAACGCTACTGAATTTAAGGATATTccatttgaagaagttgagaAGCAGATTCCTCTCCACTCAAATGTTGTTCATACAGCTCCTATTTTGGAGTTTCCATTTCATATCAATTCTCAATTACTGAAGAATAGAACCTTCAACACCACGATGGTTTTTACGAAAGCTGATAGAGTATTCAAGAATAAGAAACAAGTGCAGAAACAGATACCTATTTTTCTTGATGCGTTTTTTGAGACCtatttgaattcaaaaGCTACTAGAAACATCGTGACTTCCACATTGAATAGGTGGAATCTGGATACACTGTTTTCGTTCTTGCATGGCACAAACTATTTTGTGGGTGAACCCAACTCTGGTAAATCCACCTTGATAAATGCATTGTTGAGGAGGTTGTTTGGGGTGAAGATTCGCGGTAATGATGTTAAAAACTTTGAGTTAGATAAGCAAGCCGAAGAAGAGCTCGCTGTTAGTaaaaaattctttcttGAGAAACAGTTAGCTGGAGTTTCACATATACCTAATCTAACAAGAACACTCCAAGCTTataaaatcaaacaaaagataatatacGATCTTCCTGGCTATAGTAATTACAATTCTTATCGGATTGATGAGTTTATTGATCCAAAATGGTTGCAAAGATTCCGCAAAACTAGTATTTTTAGTGAAAAGAGGGTGAAAAAGAAGCGCTATGATTCAATTGTTGGGAATGAAAACGGCAAATGCCTAACATTGGGAGGAATCTTCTATTTGGTACCACCTCCGACGACTATTAACCAAATAGTATGTTATATACCAGGGGAATTGAGACAATTTCATAATACTGATAGAGGAATTGAAGTTTTAGGTAAAAGTGGGTCAAAGGAGCATCCACTAAATAAATACTGTGGTATCAAGCCAGGTATaggcaaagaaaaatatattaggCATATAATTCCTCCGTTTCAGGGTCCTATTGAAGTAGTTCTAAAAGACATCGGTTATTTCTCTTTGACTCCCACTGGAAAGTATGAATACAAAGGATTGTATGAGCTTTGGGTGTTAGATGGTATTGATGTCTGTATCAGAAAGCCACTGGAGAGGGTTGCAGAAGATAGTTATGACAAATCTCAAGAAGGAAAATACTATATTAAGGAACCAGTTGTAAGTCATACTTATGTTGTTGCCCATAATGACCCTAATCCTTTGCAAACAGTTAAAGAAAGCTATGAAAAGgtaaaagaaagaacagaTGAGATTCTGAATAAATATAACCTAGAAAAGTTCGGAAACAATATGTGGCATTTCAAGTGGTAA
- the DED1 gene encoding DEAD-box ATP-dependent RNA helicase DED1 (CAGL0L02915g~Ortholog(s) have ATP-dependent RNA helicase activity, RNA strand annealing activity, mRNA binding, translation initiation factor activity and role in cytoplasmic translational initiation, spliceosomal complex disassembly): MTELAEQVSMPEGQQRRGGYVPPHIRNGGGRRGDSAPRGGFNNGGGRGGFFRNNGDRGGFGFGGRGGGFGGNRGGFGGNRGGFGGGMRGRWVDGKHVPGQRNERIELELFGAPEDPSFQSSGINFDNYDDIPVEASGEDVPEAITEFTSPPLDSLLLENIKLARFTKPTPVQKYSVPIVSKGRDLMACAQTGSGKTGGFLFPVLSESFLTGPAEKAANDGYSYQRKAFPTAVVMAPTRELATQIFDEAKKFCYRSWVKPCVVYGGAPIGNQMREMDHGCDLLVATPGRLNDLLERGKVSLSNVKYLVLDEADRMLDMGFEPQIRHIVEDCDMPPTGERQTLMFSATFPHDIQHLARDFLHDYIFLSVGRVGSTSENITQRILYVENRDKNSALLDLLAASNDNLTLIFVETKRMADQLTDFLIMQNFSATAIHGDRSQAERERALAAFRSGRANILVATAVAARGLDIPNVTHVINYDLPSDVDDYVHRIGRTGRAGNTGVATAFFNRDNNNIVKGLYEILEEANQEIPPFLEDCLREVSFSRSGSNRSTRGNRSSNTRDYRKHGGNGSFGQNSRNSSWGSARGGGFGGSTGGWGNDRAGGSAGGWGASNTKTSSWW, encoded by the coding sequence ATGACTGAGTTAGCAGAGCAAGTTTCCATGCCTGAAGGGCAACAAAGACGTGGTGGTTACGTTCCACCTCACATCCGTAACGGTGGTGGCAGAAGAGGCGATTCTGCTCCTCGTGGTGGTTTCAACAACGGTGGCGGCCGTGGTGGTTTCTTCAGAAACAACGGTGACCGTGGTGGATTCGGCTTTGGCGGCCGCGGTGGTGGCTTCGGTGGTAACCGTGGTGGCTTCGGCGGTAACCGTGGTGGTTTCGGTGGTGGTATGAGAGGTAGATGGGTTGACGGCAAGCACGTTCCAGGCCAAAGAAATGAGAGAATCGAACTTGAACTGTTCGGTGCTCCAGAAGACCCAAGCTTCCAATCCTCTGGTATTAACTTCGACAACTACGACGATATTCCAGTGGAAGCCTCTGGTGAAGATGTACCAGAAGCTATCACCGAGTTCACTTCCCCACCTTTGGACAGCTTGTTGTTGGAAAACATCAAGTTGGCCAGATTCACAAAGCCAACTCCAGTTCAAAAGTACTCCGTACCAATCGTCTCCAAGGGTAGAGATTTGATGGCCTGTGCCCAAACTGGTTCCGGTAAGACTGGTGGTTTCTTGTTCCCAGTCTTGTCCGAATCTTTCTTGACCGGCCCAGCTGAGAAGGCCGCTAACGATGGTTACTCTTACCAAAGAAAGGCCTTCCCAACTGCTGTTGTCATGGCCCCAACCAGAGAATTGGCTACACAAATTTTCGACGAAGCCAAGAAGTTCTGTTACAGATCTTGGGTTAAGCCATGTGTCGTCTACGGTGGTGCTCCAATCGGTAACCAAATGAGAGAAATGGACCACGGTTGTGACTTGCTAGTTGCCACCCCAGGTCGTCTAAACGATCTTTTGGAAAGAGGTAAGGTTTCTCTATCCAATGTCAAGTACCTGGTCTTGGATGAAGCCGACAGAATGTTGGATATGGGTTTCGAACCTCAAATCAGACACATTGTTGAAGACTGTGACATGCCTCCAACCGGTGAAAGACAAACTCTGATGTTCTCTGCCACTTTCCCTCACGACATTCAACATTTGGCCAGAGATTTCCTACACGACTACATCTTCTTGTCTGTCGGTAGAGTCGGTTCCACTTCCGAAAACATTACTCAAAGAATCTTATACGTTGAAAACAGAGACAAGAACTCTGCTTTGCTAGATCTATTGGCTGCTTCTAACGATAACTTGACTTTGATTTTCGTTGAGACCAAGAGAATGGCTGACCAACTGACCGATTTCTTGATCATGCAAAACTTCAGCGCCACTGCCATCCACGGTGACCGTTCTCAAGCTGAACGTGAACGTGCTTTGGCTGCCTTCAGATCTGGTAGAGCCAACATTCTAGTTGCTACTGCTGTTGCCGCTAGAGGTTTGGATATTCCAAATGTTACCCACGTTATCAACTACGATTTGCCAAGTGATGTTGATGACTATGTTCACAGAATCGGTAGAACTGGTCGTGCCGGTAACACCGGTGTTGCTACCGCCTTCTTCAACAGagacaacaacaacatcgTTAAGGGTCTATACGAAATCTTGGAAGAAGCTAACCAAGAAATTCCTCCATTCTTAGAAGACTGTCTAAGAGAAGTCTCCTTCAGCAGAAGTGGTAGCAACAGAAGTACCAGAGGTAACAGAAGCAGCAACACCAGAGATTACCGTAAACACGGTGGTAATGGTTCCTTCGGTCAAAACTCCAGAAACAGTTCTTGGGGTTCTGCCAGAGGTGGTGGTTTCGGTGGTTCCACTGGTGGCTGGGGTAACGACAGAGCTGGTGGTTCCGCTGGCGGCTGGGGTGCTTCCAACACTAAGACCTCCTCTTGGTGGTAA
- the HIS3 gene encoding imidazoleglycerol-phosphate dehydratase HIS3 (CAGL0L02937g~Putative imidazoleglycerol-phosphate dehydratase), producing the protein MAFVKRVTQETNIQLALDLDGGSVSVRESILGKEYASGDGQTIHVHTGVGFLDHMLTALAKHGGWSLILECIGDLHIDDHHTVEDCGIALGQAFKEALGSVRGIKRFGHGFAPLDEALSRAVVDFSNRPFAVVELGLKRERIGQLSTEMIPHFLESFATEARITMHVDCLRGTNDHHRSESAFKALAIAIREARTPTGRDDVPSTKGVLA; encoded by the coding sequence ATGGCGTTTGTTAAGAGGGTTACGCAGGAGACGAATATACAGCTGGCGCTGGATCTTGACGGTGGGTCTGTTTCTGTACGGGAGAGCATACTGGGCAAGGAATATGCTAGTGGTGATGGGCAGACCATCCATGTGCACACTGGAGTTGGGTTTTTGGACCACATGTTGACTGCGCTGGCGAAGCATGGCGGGTGGTCTCTGATCCTGGAGTGTATAGGGGACTTGCACATCGATGACCACCACACTGTTGAGGACTGTGGGATTGCGCTGGGCCAAGCGTTCAAGGAGGCGCTTGGCTCCGTGCGTGGTATCAAGAGGTTCGGGCATGGGTTTGCACCACTGGACGAGGCGCTGAGCCGCGCTGTGGTTGACTTCTCCAATAGGCCTTTCGCCGTGGTGGAGCTGGGCCTGAAGCGAGAACGCATAGGCCAGCTATCCACAGAGATGATCCCGCACTTCTTGGAGAGTTTCGCCACTGAGGCGCGTATCACCATGCATGTGGACTGTCTGCGGGGCACCAACGACCACCACCGCTCCGAATCAGCTTTCAAGGCGCTCGCCATCGCCATCAGAGAGGCAAGAACACCTACGGGTCGCGATGACGTTCCATCCACTAAGGGTGTCCTAGCATAG